A stretch of DNA from Micromonospora sp. WMMD1155:
TGGTGCGGGCTGGCTCCGTTCGGTCCGGACGCCACGATGACGAATTCGACCGTCACGTGCCCGGTGGCCCGGATCGCCGCGGCGATGTCGGTGGCGACCTCGACCTCGGTGCGGCCGGGGCGCAGCCACTCACCCATCCGCAGGTGCACCTCGTCGATGGCCGCGCCGGCCTCGGCGAGCGCCGCCACCTCCGCCGCCGACTTGCGGATGCGCAACTCCCGCAGCACGTCACCGGCGAGCCGTTGCGCGGCGTCGGGGAGCGCCGCGCGCAACGCGAGGACCTGCTCGGCCCACATCCGGTCGGCCAGGCCGACCGCCGCGACCGGGCCGTCGAGGGCGGCGACGACCAGGGGGTACGGGTCGGTGCCGTCGACGTGGTCGACGATGCGTACCCCGGTGGCCGGTGCGGGGGACGCCTCCGCCGCGGGACGTTCCAGTCTCGGCACGATCAGGGTCGGCTCCCCCTCGGCGGGCAGCACCAGGCAGGTGAGCCGCTCCCCCGCGTGGGCGTCGTACCCGGTCAGGTACCGCAGGTCGGAGCCGGGCGCGAGCAGCAGGGCGTCCAGGCCGGCGGCGGCGGTGGCGCGCTGCGCGGCGGTCAGCCGGTCCGGCGGATACAGCTCGTCGGTTCCCACGCCGTCAGCTTAACGGTCGTTTGGGCCAGTGCGGAATCCGGACAACCGGCACGAAGGAAATCCACCGGCATTGATTGACTCGGACAGTTAACACTCTTTAAGATTTGGCTGCCTCGAGGCCCACCCGTTCCTGCGTCCCCGCACCTCCCGCCCACGACAACCCTGCGTGGGCGGCGTCGTCCCCCGCCCACGGGAAGGCCCCCGATGTCCTCACCACTGCGCCGCGCCCTCGCCGCCGGCCTGCTCGCGTTGGCCACCGCAGCCGCCACCCTCACCGTCACCTCCACCGCCGCGCAGGCCGTGGTGCTGCCGAACAACTTCAAGAGCGTCGGCTACCTGCCCTCCTGGGCCGGCAACATCAACACCATTCAGTACAACAAGCTGACCCACATCAACTACGCCTTCATCCTGCCCAACAGTAACGGCAGCCTGCAGGGTGTCGACGGGGCGCGACTCTCCTCACTGGTCTCCCAGGCGCACGCCAACAACGTGAAGGTCTCGATCGCGGTCGGCGGCTGGAACGACGGCAACGACTCCGCCTTCGAAGCTCTCGCCGCCAACTCCACCAGCCGCACCGCCTTCGTCAACAACCTGGTCAACTTCGTCAACCAGTACAACCTCGACGGTGTCGACATGGACTGGGAATACCCCGACCCGGGCGCGTCGGCCAGCAACTACACCGCACTCATGACGCAGCTCAGCAGCGCGATGCGCAGTCGCGGCAAGCTGCTCACCGCCGCCGTGGTCAGCGAGGGCACCACCGTGCAGGGCGTACAGACGGCCGTCTTCCCCCTGGTCGACTGGCTCAACATCATGGCCTACGACGGCGGCAGCCCGCACGCCAACTACGACTGGTCCATCAACGCCGTCAACGGGTGGAAGGCCCGCGGCCTGCCGGCCGGCAAGGCCGTGCTCGGCATCCCGTTCTACAGCCGCCCGGTCTACTACAACTACTCGTACCTGGTCGGCCTGGACCCGGCGAACGCCAACCGCGACTGCGCCACCATCAACGGCTCGCAGCAGTGCTGGAACGGCATCCCGACCGTCAAGCGCAAGACGCAGTGGGCCCTGGCCAACGCGGGCGGCGTGATGAACTGGGAGCTGAGCCAGGACACCAGCGGCTCCACCTCGCTGCTCAGCGCGATGTACGACACCATCATGGGCGGCACCACGCCCCCGCCGAGCGGTCGTACCGGCCGGATCACCGGCATCGGCGGCAAGTGCGTCGACGTGGCCGCGGCAAGCACCGCCAACGGCGCCGCCATCCAGCTCTACACCTGCAACGGCACCAACGCGCAGACCTGGACCGTGGCCGGCGACGGCACGCTGCGCGCCCTCGGCAAGTGCGCCGACATCACCAGCGGCTCGACCGCCAACGGCGCGAAGGTCCAACTCTGGGACTGCAACGGCAGCGGCGCCCAGGTCTGGCAGGCACAGTCCAACGGCACGCTGCGCAACCCGCAGTCGAACAAGTGCCTGGACGCCACCGACAACAGCTCCGCCGACGGCACCCGACTGCAGATCTGGGACTGCTTCGCCGGCGCCAACCAGCGCTGGACGCTCCCGGCCTGACGGTTCGCACGGTCCCCGGTCGACGCCCAGCGTCAGCCGGGGACCTTTGCGTGTGCCCGGACCACGGTGAGCATCTCGTCCACCGAGCCCGCCGGGTCGGTGACCGGGAACTGCACGGCCCGCACCACCGCCGTCGGGTCGACCAGCAGCGTCAACCGCTTGAACCGGGTCATCCCGCCCGCCCGGAAGACCGGCAGCAGCAACCCGGCGGCCAACCGGCCGTCCTGGTCGGACAGCAGCGGGAACGGCAGTTCGGCGTACGCGGCGAAGTCGGCGAGTTGGTCGGGCCGCTGGGTGCTGACGCCGTACACCCCCACCTCGGCCGCCTGGAACTGCGGATGCCGCTTGGCGTACGTGGTCGACTCCAGGGTGCAGCCCCGCGCGCCGGGGATCTCCGCCCAGCCGGGCGGATAGTCCGGCCGGACCGGCGCGTACGCCCCGGGGAAGAAGTAGAGGACGCTCCACGTGCCCGTCGCGGCCACCGCGACCGGCCGACCGTGCGAATCGGGCAGGACGACGTCGGGCAACCGCCGCCCGACCAGTTCGTGCGCCCGGCGCGCCTCGGCGGACCCGGCGTCAGCCGTCGCGGTCACCTCACCGTCGCCCATCAGATGTCTCGTCCCCCAGTCCTGGAGGGCGATGAGGACCGGCAGCAACCCCTCGCCTCTCGCGGTGAGCAGGTAGTCGTAGCGCGGTGGGTGTCGTGAGTACGGCCGACGCTCCAAGACCCCGTGCTCGACCAGGGAGCCGAGGCGCTCGGTCAACGCCCGCCGGCTGACGCCCAGCTCGCGTTGCAGGCCGTCGAAGCGGGTCGTTCCACCGGCGACGTCGCGCACGATGAGGAACGTCCACCAGTCCCCCAGCACGCCGAGCGCCTGCGCGATGCCGCAGTCCGCGTCGGCAAGATCTTCTCGCCGCACCCACTACCTCCGTTGCTCCCGCTCCGACTATAGTCCGTTCCAGTTTGGAACGCACTGCGCGGCGAACGGGGGCGGACGACATGCGCGTCGGAGATCGGGCCGGTGTGTTCTGGCGCTGGTGGACCGCCGGCACGACCAGCATGGTCGGGTCGGCGGTCGGCTCGGTCGCCCGGTGACCACACCGACGGCCTTTTGCCGGGCCGGACGGCATCCGGGGTCATAGCCTGGATCCGGGGACGTCCGTGCGGGCGACCCCGACCGGGAGGTCCGCCGTGGCA
This window harbors:
- a CDS encoding Xaa-Pro peptidase family protein, translating into MGTDELYPPDRLTAAQRATAAAGLDALLLAPGSDLRYLTGYDAHAGERLTCLVLPAEGEPTLIVPRLERPAAEASPAPATGVRIVDHVDGTDPYPLVVAALDGPVAAVGLADRMWAEQVLALRAALPDAAQRLAGDVLRELRIRKSAAEVAALAEAGAAIDEVHLRMGEWLRPGRTEVEVATDIAAAIRATGHVTVEFVIVASGPNGASPHHGTSDRPIGVGEPVVVDIGGTMPSGYRSDCTRTYLAGGSAPTDFLDYYAVLRDAQRAAVAAVRPGVTGAQADAAARAPIAAAGYAEAFLHRTGHGIGLDGHEEPYLVAGNDRPLEAGMAFSIEPGIYLAGRHGARIEDIVVCTPDGVQRLNTTPTELIAL
- a CDS encoding glycosyl hydrolase family 18 protein → MSSPLRRALAAGLLALATAAATLTVTSTAAQAVVLPNNFKSVGYLPSWAGNINTIQYNKLTHINYAFILPNSNGSLQGVDGARLSSLVSQAHANNVKVSIAVGGWNDGNDSAFEALAANSTSRTAFVNNLVNFVNQYNLDGVDMDWEYPDPGASASNYTALMTQLSSAMRSRGKLLTAAVVSEGTTVQGVQTAVFPLVDWLNIMAYDGGSPHANYDWSINAVNGWKARGLPAGKAVLGIPFYSRPVYYNYSYLVGLDPANANRDCATINGSQQCWNGIPTVKRKTQWALANAGGVMNWELSQDTSGSTSLLSAMYDTIMGGTTPPPSGRTGRITGIGGKCVDVAAASTANGAAIQLYTCNGTNAQTWTVAGDGTLRALGKCADITSGSTANGAKVQLWDCNGSGAQVWQAQSNGTLRNPQSNKCLDATDNSSADGTRLQIWDCFAGANQRWTLPA
- a CDS encoding winged helix-turn-helix transcriptional regulator, whose protein sequence is MRREDLADADCGIAQALGVLGDWWTFLIVRDVAGGTTRFDGLQRELGVSRRALTERLGSLVEHGVLERRPYSRHPPRYDYLLTARGEGLLPVLIALQDWGTRHLMGDGEVTATADAGSAEARRAHELVGRRLPDVVLPDSHGRPVAVAATGTWSVLYFFPGAYAPVRPDYPPGWAEIPGARGCTLESTTYAKRHPQFQAAEVGVYGVSTQRPDQLADFAAYAELPFPLLSDQDGRLAAGLLLPVFRAGGMTRFKRLTLLVDPTAVVRAVQFPVTDPAGSVDEMLTVVRAHAKVPG